The segment GTGATTCCTAGGATTTTCCCGCTAAACTCCATCACTTTTTTAATGTTCCCGCCAAAAAGGATTCTTAACATCATCATGACGTTATATCCGCTTTTTCCCCGTAGACAGACAATAGAAGCTTTGATGGCGCCCGCTGAATTCTCatctttgtattatttattttttgaatttggattggattggatttataaaaaaatattaaacttatttaaattgcacaaaatatattcatttgtaataaatattttttatgtgtgaGTCCACATCCTCCTTGAAAAACGGATGACAGTTTTGTTAGTGTAGTTGTGTAGTTAAAGTCGGATGCATTATTTATGACCGAAACAAGGTGTGGCAGGTGTATCTGACTGTAGTGGGTGCGATACTATTCCATTGGTAATTAGTCTGATACTCAAACCCAAACAAAATCACAGGCAGACAAACAAAATCACGTGCGCCACACGACaagtttgcgcgtggccaaaatcaAGAACTAATCAAATGCCGCCATCTTGTCgtttatctctatctatctctaggcgggtaaaagagatcacgGTACAGCTGGCATCAAGAGCGCCACCAATCGCAGAGaaacttatcttgcgcgcactctacaaataattattattagtctgtGATTTTTTTCCGTTTCTGAACGCAACCTTGTGGTTTTTGACAATGAATGCCAATCTATAAGTTtcaattgtcatttgaatccaAATTGACATTTGACACTGACAGCTTtctaaaaaaaagctttaaattCTTTTACGTGCGTATttctgtaattaataattattaataacgcGATAAATTGTGAATCACAATGGAAAACAAACCTGAAGAACCAATTACACCTGACCATATAATATTCAATGCGATAGCTCAGGGCGATCTGGTGGAGTTCAAGAGTATCCTCGCGCAGCATAAAGGCAACGTCGATTTCTTCGACGAAAATGGTATGACGGCACTTCAGCACGCTGCTTATAAGGGTAGCAAGGAAATGGTGCAACTGTTGCTCGACAGAGTGAGTACATATTAGTATTTAGTACATCACTATAATGACAATAGATAGTTTTCACCTAATTGTTAACCTCTTTGTTTCGCGATTGCAGGGTGCAGACGTGATATCTGGCAAACATGAGTATAATTACACAGCCTTACACTTTGGCGCGTTATCTGGTAACTCTGAAGTGTGCAAACTGCTGTTGGACGCTGGAGCGAAGCCGATGACGACGAACTCCGTTGGGCGAACCGCCTCGCAAATGGCTGCGTTCGTCGGTAACCACCACACTGTCGCAACCATCAACAACTATGTGCCGTTGAGTGAAATTTCCTTCTATTCTGTTCCGCAGGGACAACAAACTGAACCTTACCTGCCCCCATTCTTAGTGGAACCGTTACACAAATTCGTACTCTGTGTAAATATCCATCCAGTTAGATTAGCTCTTAACTTACAACACACACCAGCTTTATTGGACAATGCAGACAAGGTTAGCAATGTTCTTGAGATGCTTTGCAAGAGAGAAATGACTCGAGGGAGTGATACAAACGAAGTGATGGCTTTTAAATATCACTACCTAGCTTATGTCATAAgagaaataaacaatataagagACAAACAGAAGCCAAATGCAGACAAAGAGGATAAGAAGCATGATATTGTAGAGATGTTTGCTAAGAAACTTCTAAAACCTGGAAAGGATGGTGTGTCTTTAGATCTAATGGATTCATTCCTCAAGGATTGTGTGCGGGAGTTTCCGTATAGAGAATGTACAACTTTCCACCAGATGGTTACTTCTTTAACGAGTAAGGACCCTCCTCCTGCTTTGTCAATCATAAACTGCACTATTAACGGTCAGAGAGGGTTTGTGGATGCAATCCCATACTGCAGCACATGCGGGGAAGAGAAACCAGCTAAAAAGTGTTCTAAATGCAAGTCTGTCCAGTATTGCGACAGAGAATGCCAGCGCCTGCACTGGTTTGTCCATAAAAAGGCCTGCAACAGAGAATCCAGCGTTCCCAATAACACATCTAACTCTAAACCAATTGTAGATGCTGCAGAATTGACGTCTGAACTACAGAATCTTGTCGCTGGATAGTGAATTTGTAGTttgatttcaaatatttataaggCACAATTATTTTTGCTGATAATAACATAACTTCTATTTAGTTGGTGCATATACTAAACTTGCTATGTGCATATTATTGTAGGAAATTTTTCAATCACAATACATACAATTTCTGTGTTGTAGTATACTTTTTTagcttattaatatattaagagATGTAGGCAATTTTTGTGGACAATGCATTATTGCATTGCTTATATGTCGCTTTGCCAACAGTCATGGCACAAAGTAAtgttcaaaattaataattaaatgcaatttttaactaaatttaagaaaatactttataaaatttattcaatCAACACTATTTTAGACTATTAGAAATCTTTATTCtaaagttatatatttatataacttcCTGTTGGTCTAGTAATAGTCTGTTTAAAGGCATACTTTACtgtttaaaagtaattatatagtaagactacttgaaataaatgattaaatagtattttcttttattattactatactgactgtaattattttaactatatgACCAAAAGACAGACAGAATTTGACATTCAAGTtgaatttaatgttatttttattattttatgaaagacATCACATGAATATATAAAATGTGTTAAAAGagataatagttttaaaaacatttattcataaAGCAGGTTTAATACTTGTACCAAGGCTTTGTATTCCACATGCATTTAGGACTAATTTCTTGtgaatttaaatgtgtttataaattaataggAATAGTAATTAATGTCTCATAGAACAGTAGTATCTGCTTATAATGACACGAAGAAATACTGGTGCTTTGAATATCTGCAACCATGCACCTCCATGTGTAGTGATAATAATCAAatagtttagtataatataGGTAATGTAGGTATGGGAATAactgatcttgatcacgtgacctgtcgatagcaaatgtcattcccatacatttttctaattttcgaagcgtttgcggttgtagaaagagaatcacgTGCCACTTGTCTACAGGGGCTGTTACTTTATCTATAGTAGATATAGAACATATTCTTAGATTTTCTTTGAATTTTTGTGAGATTGTGACCTGTATTTACAGACTTCAAAATAAATGTActaaataataccaaaatataGCATTTTTGATTGCTAAAACCTACTGGACCAGATAGTTACTagaaatagtaaaattatattttgtagtttaattGCAATCTCCTAAGAACCTTGACAAAATATCCAGCCAGTGTTGTCATATAACTCATCATGTATGTATCATTTATAACTTAGGCATTAGTTGCTAGGTGCATtacaaaatcattaaatttGAATATCTCACTGATTAATTTTGCTTACTTTAGCACTCACATAAGGGTAGGtaaataattcataaattatGAAACAAATTCAACCTGAATCCCTACCATACTTATGTGGTTAATCTATTAACTTTCAGCGTTTATAAATTGGCGAAGGTCCATCATATGGCTCTCGGACTAAAATGGCTTGTCATTATAGGCAAACACCAATGTTAATTACCGTATTGTTCTGTGCCAGTGCTTTAAATGTGAATTggttgtataatattattgatatgTGGTTCAAGAGCTGGTGGTGATTTTTAATGAAGCGCTTTTAaagttgtattttaaattaaacttttgtAAACAACATGTGATTATTATGAATGAAGTGAAGACGACGGCTTCCTTCTTCTGTAGTAGATAATATAGCTTAGTGGTAGGCTGGACGcctacctatatattataaCCACAGAAGGCTCTCTCCGGTTGGCAGATCAATATTTctcattttaatatataaatgcgaaaggtcattcatcacggtatctcgaaaaccgcttgacatacaaaattgaaatttggcagggaggtagattaTACCTAGGTAGTAGACGTctactaaaaacggattttgtgagagggccggattaaggaggtttatgAGAAGGACGAAGTAGTAATATttggaattttcaaaaacggttCGGCAGATAGAGATTGctctctacaataccacaaatatTACTCctctatattattagtaggtattatttatttactgcaatAACATCACTAATCCCACCAGCTCTTCGCTTATAGGTTATaatgttgaaattaaaaataattaaatgctaCCTCCAGAGCTGCAGTTTATTCTCTATTAAATAAGAATAGTAGGCATGTAAATCCAGTTTATTCTTGTTGTTGTAAGTGTTTACTAAATTAGAGTAATTCTTGTGTCACTGTATACATTAGTATCactttgatttaaaaatgtaatagtaaaaaaatattacacaaaattCTGTCTTTTTTATTACCTTCTGATTGTTACTTTCTTCCTTTGTCAGGTTATCATTGTATATCGAAGAAATACTCGCATTAGCTAGGATTCGTAAATCCACTAAAGTTATTCGAAGTTAGTGAGTAGCAGTAGCAAAGAGTGAAATTTTCTCGTAGGTAACTCGTTCTTGTGATTTTTAAGTCAGAATGTGGTTTTGGCTGAGTGCATTATATTGTTAACGTCCGTAAAAtttgtggatttttaaaagtaacccgataggaatcgggttgttaggagCCATCACCCCTGGTGAGCAGCCCAGCTGGGTCCAGAACCTCTCGTTTGTATGCGGTGCTTATACTGGGCTGAGCCGGAGAGATCTTCAAAAGAAAGTTGAGTGGTTTATGTCTGGATCATAAAGCCAGTTTTAACACTATTCCTCTTAGTAAAGTCACAAAATTTTCACCCTAAAAGCCCGCCAACTCGCTTGGAGCATCGTGGTGAGCCTAAAGTCCAAAACCCCAaaaatttttatcatcatcaataacatcccatattcggcttactgtagagtacgagtctcctctcataatgagaggggttaggtcacaattccaccacgctggcccaatgcgaattgacagacttcagacactccagtatgcaggtttcctcacgatgtttttccttcaccgtttgagacacgtgatatttaatttcttaaaatgctcataactgaaaagttacatgtgcatgtcccggacaaaattcgaacctacgccctccggatcgaaggcaaaggtcatatccactgggctatggcACTGCTCtcaatataatcaatatttatatagatgttttttttttattatttaggtacaagttagcccttgactacaatctcacctaatggtaagtgatgatgcaatctaagatggaaacgggttaagttgtttggagtaggatgaaaatccacacctctgtTGGTTTCTACAAGACcatgtaccggaacgctaattcgcttggcggtaagtctttgccggtaggcctGCCTCTGTATTAGGCTATTCAAATAGGCCAATGAAGGTGCTAAACTAAGTAGATGTATGATGTATGTAACTTGGTAGTTAAGGTGaagaaatcaaaacaaaatacttattacttaaaaaatttattaactttCTTATAATAGTTTCTATGTACATTATCTACACTTAGATTAAAGTGCATAAATTAGACatagtttatttaaacaaacagcTAGCTTATTATTAATAGGTAATTAAGTTTGCATAAGGCACATTTatcacataaaatataataatatacctaaactTTGAGAACCGCACCCGACTACTATGTATAATGTGTAACCTACATATCTATTAACAACTTTTCATGGcgtttttttgtctgtctcgATCTTAAGATTTGTCATAACCTCAAAAAAGACTATGACAACAGACAAAAAAGATATCTACAGCCCTAAAAACCGTTCATTGTCGTAGTCGGGTAAGTTCAACCCTATTCGTTATCAATTATCATCTATCTACGAGGTAGCTTTAGGAAGTAACAtcgatataattatttacattacaatGTAAATATTGCATATTATGCCCGTCAGATTTCCATAACAGAAATCaggataaattaaaaaacattatctaaaattcagaagtgggatcagcCTTCGCCCAGTAGAGCGCTGATCGTAAAACTTTTGATGCGTCGGCACGGAGCGGGGGGTGGTGGTGAACGGAGGTTTGCAGGGGGAGGGGGGAGTGCAGCACCCCATGAAGAACTTAGGAAACTACCCGCTAAAGTGTTGGCAGGCCACATTCCTAAAGGCATCGGCATATGTAGAGGATTCATGTATGGTAACTCAGGGGGGTAGAATGTGGGTGGAGGACTGACGTTCTCCGGTACCACGAGGGGGGCTGGCGAATCTATTAATGGCGGAGATCTCGGCGATGAAGACCGGAGGCTGCCTTCTTCGGAACAGGAAGACGCTGCATCTGAACACGGGCGTTTGGCGTCAGTAGTCTCATTTTGAGTTTCATTGCTGCCATCTGATTCCACGTTCTTTCTTTTGCACTTGGACTGACCACAGGCTCTGAAACCCTTCGCGAATGGATTGTTGTCGATCTTCAGTTTTGTTATCCTGTCGTTCTGTGGacaaacaaaatacaatattagtTAATAACTCTTTGTCAAGTATCATGATTGTATTAATGTGATGTTTTATAGTAAGTGATCATTTAtctaattcattcattcatttatcatatcggaacgctaaatcgcttggcgttatgtctttgcgggtagggtggtaactagccacggtgaaGCCTCCCAGCCAGTACTACTACTAACTTAAACTttacaaactaaaaaataaacttcataAAGTATGTATGTAGTAATAGATACAGTCAAGCTATTCCTGAAAGTCAGTTTGCTTTCAGATGTAGGTACACCTAGTGGTATCTAAGGCAGTCAAGCTCGTTACTGTGTATAAAAGTGAAAATCTATAGTTTATAGAAATTTCACCAAATAATACGTTTGTAGTAGAAAGTGATTGCACAAATTGACCACTAGTTGTTTTTTCATGGCGTTCATTTAAGATATTGATTTGCTATTgctattaagttttaatttgatAGAGTTATTAATCTACAAGGTGGCCAGATAACTATTGTGACTTCACATCCTCGCATGCCGTCACGATTTCTACATCATTTTAATGAATCTATTTGGCGGTTACCTAccaatgtttttatttctcttttaaTTACTTAGCTACGTATTCGTCGGGCCCACCTACAAATTATAATCAATGTTGTGTAGGTAAATACCCGATTGGTTTTTCTTGTCGTCTTTCTACTTTGCTACATTTTcttaaatttgttaatttatttaagtttgttAATCTTATGTATTAAACGATCACAAAgggatgaaaataaaaaaatctattgttgTCTTAATAGGTAGCTATAAAGCTTTCGGTAATATGCTATCGAAAagctagtaggtacattttcaCAGATAAGCAACTCATCATATGTAGACAGGTCCCTTACCACAGAAACGAATAGCGAACGACTGAAATCTATCTAcaaatattctaataattattataaacgcgaaagttatgtttgttagtctttaacaccgcaactactgaaccgatttggctgaaatttgaaactaatattaactttttctttattattaaaaagaattaaGACCCTGGactaacacgtaggctactttccatcccggaaaaatcaatggttccctcgggatttgtgataaactgaatgccacgcggactaagtcgcgggacGACGAattctaagatggtagcggacGAACGCGAAAGAAATTCTAGTTTATTCTACACATACCtaactgtaataaaattatagtaggtAAGCGACGATAGACAATTTTAATGCTGGAAAATCAGATAATATGTACTATTGCTTGTAATAATGCTTGTTCCAATGTTACGGTGAGTTCCTTATCTCAATGGGAATGCAATTCAAACATCCGTTTCCGTATCCTACAACTAATAGCCTGTGGAGCTGAGGATGATTGTCGCACATGTGTCATGTGTGGTGGCGACAGGCCAATTAGCGTGGCGTGAGCGCATCGCCGGTCTGGAGACCACAGGCGCCAAGCAATGCGCCCCAGCTAACTGAAACGCGAAATGTGATACTTATTTACTTCCtgcgctttttttttttttgctttcagtACTTTTAATGGCAAAATTGGAACACTTGTATGTTTAAGACAGTCTGGTAGTGGATTTGGTAAAAGAGTTGGATTTTAAATAACGATCCCGTGTCAaacaaaagtttgtttatttgagaatgtataaatttaatttatgtaagtatttaaGCGGCTGATTCGGTATATTGGATTTCGTCAGATAAGACGATTTGCATCAAATGGATAAAGTTTAGCTTTTGCCAAAAATTTTTGCGCCATTCTGAATAAATCGTAGAGGTGTATGGTGTCTCGGAACTGTGCGAGATTGCGTTATTACTTCAAGATAGTACAAAATAtgataatagttaaaataatattcaaaacagAACACAGAGGTACAGGTAGTTCCAGTTCCTAATTGGGTATGATTGCAACTAAATACAGACCTCTAAGTCTATTTACCTactaaatgttaaattaaattaaagtcttTTGATACCTACTCTTCTTGACAGCTGCGAGACGTAcctagtattaataataattgtttatattttaacagattCTTCAGATTCTGACCAGGTAATTAAAATCCATTAACATGGAGTCGATAATCAACAATGCTACATCAACATTTCGTAGTCACTTGGTGAGTGCCATCCGAGTTTATCTAGCGAAATCCCAACGGCAAATAGTCCCGTCGCGATACGCGAAGTCACTTGTAAAAGACTGTTTACAAGATGTGATAAGGCGGCGCCGGCGGGTGCCGTTTGCTTAGCGCACCAGATAACCGTACAACTTAGCGAGTTCGAGAAGCTCGCTAAAAGCTTCGTTTTTCACTCTCTTCAAACGCCTTTTAAAATTAGTCGGTTAGTTAAAACGAACGCTCGAGATGTGCAAGGCGCCGCCCCCGGTCCGCCCTGTCGCCGTGACGTCACGCCACAAACCTGCAGTTGCTTTTACTTTTTGCGTTTACTATTTCACATATTTGCGACTGTCCCGTCGCcagtttttttcaatatgtaatTAGGTCTGTGTAAATTTGACTTAGCTATCGGCAAAACTATCGAGTGGAGATTTACAAACATGCGACGTCTAGACGAGATGATTAAtcatgtataaatattttcggTGCGTTTGTGTGGTAATCGTAAATCGTGCATTGTTAGCTGGGCTGGCGTGCCACCTAGTTACGCTTTTAAATGGGCGTCGGCTATCGTGAAGGGGATTTTCTAATTCGATGGTAATTCGTAACAATGAGATGACTGGTGGACGTTCGAGCGGGGATAATGCGTAATGATACGCCGCCGGCCATTGTCGAACACGCTGTCCCGTTATGCGGACAATTCCGGGATTATCCCACAAAGCCGCCGGCACCGTAATCGTAATTGTAAATGGACGCGAGAAGCAGTTCGCGCCTCGTTGCCGTCAACATAAAGCGCGCCGCGAGGAGTCGGCTCGACCTAATTACTGCACGATGGATTATGCAAGAAAATGACGCGTACCGCTGAGCGAGAAAAGGAAAAAGCTCTGTGTAAGAAAACAAACAGCGGGAGGGCGCCACAGGGCGGCAGATCTATTACGGGACGCTTATTATACACATTAGTATAGTGTATAGtattattgagccgtgatatcccagtggatatgacatctgtctGCGATTCGGAagtcgtaggttcgaatttggTCAAGGGGCATGAACCTCTAACTTTCAgttaggtatgtgcattttaatacaattaaatatcacgtgtctcaaacggtgaaggaaaccatcgtgaggaaacctgcacaccagagaatttccttaattctctgcgtgtgtggagtctgccaatccgcattgggccagcgtggtggtctattggcctaacccctctcattctaagaggagactcgagctcagcagtgagccgaatatgggttgataacgacgatagtattatatgtatacactGGTACGTATAGGTAGGTAACACGGCTATAAAGTTCTGAAGTATTGCAGCCCCTTTAGCTCTAAAACTAAGTAACAATAAGAGTATTAGAATTGTCCAATACTTAACTAGCTGTATACTTTTATCTTTAAGAACCGTACATTTAATAGACTAAAATCAATGGGATTATGTTTCAGTGCTGACATTGTTTGCGACAATTTTGTTCTAAGAAAGATAGTTCATTGTTTGTCTGTCAATTCCAGAAGCTAGAATTATGCACTTGACCTTACAAATGGTATCTATTATCAAGTTATCAGTAAGTGCTACAAAACAAAGACGCCGTTAGTTAGCTAAGTTAGTGTTACTGAGTAACCGTTGAATCACCAAATCTCGCACTTTACTCAAACAATGCAGAACTGTTAAGCAAACGGGCCGAcgaatttttaaattagctGCTTTTGTTTTCATAACCGTCGCCGATGACCGAAGCCGGCGTCGCAATCTCGGAATTTTTTGCCCGGCGTGTGCTGTGAAAGCTTTGGCGCCTTGGAGGACCAAAAAAATCTGATGTTACTCACAAGTGCGAATCACGCCGTTTTCTGGGTAACGTACTACGATTTCGTAGAAATTGAGTTTGATCGTATCGGTTATTTCCTACTGGGGTTCACCTTCGAAAACTTCAGGTGCCTAATAAAAAAGCGTTTTTAGGAAATCAAACTATTTTTGTTACAATTCTTAATGGTTTGGTTGCTTAAGTcccgaaaaatataaattggctGATGTCTGAGTTTTGCTACCGCGCTATGTAGTGTGTTTTTACCACCCGAGTGGCAAATGCATATCAAATTAAATGACATCGCTGTCAAGAGCTTACTTGtacttaaaattaatcaagAATTGTGAATTACCTAGTAATTTTgctatgaaaaactgaatccaAGCGACGTCATCCAAACCatataaaaggagatggtccatttcaggtccactcttgttccccgtatcattaaaattaaaaaaatacaaggattttattaaaagatattagagtgaataaatgtaactaat is part of the Bicyclus anynana chromosome 5, ilBicAnyn1.1, whole genome shotgun sequence genome and harbors:
- the LOC112043534 gene encoding ankyrin repeat and MYND domain-containing protein 2 is translated as MENKPEEPITPDHIIFNAIAQGDLVEFKSILAQHKGNVDFFDENGMTALQHAAYKGSKEMVQLLLDRGADVISGKHEYNYTALHFGALSGNSEVCKLLLDAGAKPMTTNSVGRTASQMAAFVGNHHTVATINNYVPLSEISFYSVPQGQQTEPYLPPFLVEPLHKFVLCVNIHPVRLALNLQHTPALLDNADKVSNVLEMLCKREMTRGSDTNEVMAFKYHYLAYVIREINNIRDKQKPNADKEDKKHDIVEMFAKKLLKPGKDGVSLDLMDSFLKDCVREFPYRECTTFHQMVTSLTSKDPPPALSIINCTINGQRGFVDAIPYCSTCGEEKPAKKCSKCKSVQYCDRECQRLHWFVHKKACNRESSVPNNTSNSKPIVDAAELTSELQNLVAG
- the LOC112043550 gene encoding T-box transcription factor mls-1 isoform X2; translated protein: MIITKGGRRMFPSLRVSLSGLDPREEYCVLLELSLVGRRRWRWAGGAWTAAGGAEPQSPRRLMLHPDSPAPGHHWTANPVSFSKLKLTNNTMDAQGHMVLTSMHKYRPRVLVVRARDAAALAWGAPHASFSFAETEFIAVTAYQNDRITKLKIDNNPFAKGFRACGQSKCKRKNVESDGSNETQNETTDAKRPCSDAASSCSEEGSLRSSSPRSPPLIDSPAPLVVPENVSPPPTFYPPELPYMNPLHMPMPLGMWPANTLAGSFLSSSWGAALPPPPANLRSPPPPAPCRRIKSFTISALLGEG